Proteins encoded within one genomic window of Eublepharis macularius isolate TG4126 chromosome 10, MPM_Emac_v1.0, whole genome shotgun sequence:
- the LOC129336969 gene encoding polycystin-2-like codes for MAAGGRAGLCPPGGLEQLELGRLRDPLSGGSSCSPSPPLSSCSRQAWSRDNPGFEPEEEEAARAAAAAAAGPVLQMDVEWGRGRAGSPSSGGRSGSSESGRRQRRRRGGEEEEEEERDDGGERPYPGGGGEGDARAPHFPHAERVEGAGPPPHRVAWAKGLARRLRGE; via the coding sequence ATGGCCGCCGGTGGCCGGGCAGGGCTTTGCCCCCCGGGCGGCCTCGAGCAGCTGGAGCTGGGGCGGCTACGAGACCCGCTGTCGGGCGGCTCTTCTTGCTCCCCGTCGCCGCCGCTGTCCTCTTGCTCGAGGCAGGCCTGGAGCCGGGACAACCCGGGCTTCGAgcctgaggaggaggaagcggcccgggcggcggcggcggcggcggccgggccgGTGCTGCAGATGGACGTGGAGTGGGGCCGCGGCCGGGCGGGCTCGCCTTCCTCCGGCGGCCGAAGCGGGAGCAGCGAGAGCGGGAGGCGGCAGCGCCGGCggcggggaggagaggaggaggaggaggaagaaagggacGACGGGGGCGAGCGGCCCTATCCCGGCGGAGGCGGCGAGGGCGACGCGCGGGCCCCGCATTTCCCTCACGCCGAGCGGGTGGAGGGCGCCGGGCCCCCGCCTCACCGCGTCGCTTGGGCCAAGGGGCTGGCGCGGCGCCTGCGAGGTGAGTGA